In Patagioenas fasciata isolate bPatFas1 chromosome 20, bPatFas1.hap1, whole genome shotgun sequence, a genomic segment contains:
- the CNTRL gene encoding centriolin isoform X1 encodes MKKGSVRKALCRKPQIPASRTPSPMSPGSSSTRSPSPLSQQTSPPACKSTERRHQQLDITAGNVEAAFEDTFHKDENGVSAGVRYITEPLIKGLSKQENLAFISSLNLSSSKDADKKFKYIENLEKCSKLETLNLSNNQIEKIEKLDKLLKLRELNLSCNKISKIEGIEHLRNLQKLNLAGNEIEHIPMWVGKKLRSLRILNLKQNQISSLHDIAKLKPLQELTSLFLADNPVVSLPHYRLYTIFHLRALENLDGWPVTNHDRQEALERFNLEEIEKLERELENTVKELENLKLNQSKVLEQLRHQDEVNKSLKAKTLQQKQSYEEIQRDLDTKNELLVYGFVTVPFPQSLYSSLKLKQKTVELTRACQKQYELEQELAFYKIDAKFEPLNYFPSEDVELDNVPGESPYIGKARYKRNMFIGEGYIANKAQQLEIGKMQRDEDDFCRKPQLQLQLQALDELLEGKEKRIHSAQRRLEDLQSAIGNAEQQVLKVTGELQQLEDALAQKKISQANKEAVEQQLSEKIGILHQLRKEVLDLEKQMEKQKREIGKKQKELEDLQNSLASVNPKDPRHVHMKGQKASKEQQFDVMNKHYKQLESRLDEMLSRIAKETEEIKDLEQQLTDGQIATNEALKRDLESIILGLQEYLGSVKCQAKQANDECKELRKDKDSLLRRLADLEEERNNLEVVAMDAENMRKEITMLQGALQEQQEINERLRDAQGNISAYEAELEAQLRDRDMEAKQHKEELERLKQLNQMELSALQAELEKERQALENALTKAQLAEEKEQQNYKLLSQFKQLQGDNNFLKQQLKDLQNQLNHAVGNLIHPEELLARINELKQQLHTGAGEIQCQNSGDVLGKSLANLQKELNDVLADAQREKEKAWARQRQLQEEMGSQQEKLEEVQEKYRQVKAENRQNKNKVHRLENEIQHLREKIKSMEEIQGLAEQQLQEADEEKENILAQLEDLEKRKKTEDARAQMQFVSLDKELKELKRAIVTSDKLAAAELSIAKNQLKALHGTVLRINEERAEEIEEAEEFCAEAARAARDLTRAEAEIELLQQLLKEKEEQFQHEMEKAGEKTAASSSQKFEIDKLKEAMEQQKAEIGRLRWLLDNVGTGNKDEIDNLQDEIAALKNVLSYQNDYITNMVDPLKRRGYWYYMPSSQASTPASRSTKDSGVCLLCSGTSLPRRGCGQEGPHGTGDLPQPGGCWVYSPLRNRLYKPNSGKDRRAKEDSEGNEETRVPQDPPFVPPPGTVIYTALPDGAPVPQGTVVYGPPPAASVAPGSVVSGPAPAGAALLYGPLPPTLAVPLVPVGVLHCNVPEHHQLESEVSRLEDTVYYLKSRKYKDKQSEAAEHKSKKEVEKLHQTIDELLCEREELEREVAELQRAAQKHSKRKAFIEGYTDNLIAELQLEKSLKHHEDVADEIECMEQTLVKRRAELREADRLLAEAGAELESTRGKAKDTIQKYNHAKQHLCRAETEAEELERRARETAVKLVKAEQQLRLLQADTRDLEQRKREQEGILKEMNQMVAARDSEFQSLNQKIEMLTESLQKLQGDVKAAEGNEEHHLQILREAENLLQGKKTELEGLKDQISAQQQELLFLEEQLKQRKEELHVLQDSIAQKRGDLKEALQDGETEVNEKLRQMREIKLLVEELLVERKKLDVQMTEKRTQLTLIKEDIGKEQENLQGILGQITKHKTELKHVLEMLELENNELQGLKLQHEQKVNELQKTQAAVLEEKLKLENIQRLFQCQQGEVDWQEQLLEKDRQENQHLVSRMRALQSDIDSLNKEKEKLEEDCQSLEKKLSQSRRDLTATADSSRTALASMERMELDVKNLQQEVERLNKQKKSLSGDIAVAQRDLQEKKEELEALKGELHNSRQQLQLVQQDLKNTTRHQDELLREQAALKEDTLECLRKRKDCQERQKQRENQLQQLQKELEEKAAEVAAQEAILHRLKQNSEREGKKLEECTAKAKDQKMLLEKELADQQKKLEQVMAKGRQGEEKLRRLEKEESRRAALEETVRKSKQQLSEKELQLQQKNREIETLQKELEDSRSELNRVQDQMASERKKAEKRILRLQEAMKIQKMQLERELHELKHENTCLQRDGAAVEQGAHDNGERARRLSWDLGQMQRDCAGLQGPVKTEDLEKRQRETESTAMLLKLEVEDEIRKGFGSSSPSSLEPLEDLEARCEAEGGLQGEPCDPEMGLFAAADKRFLPVEEKLNFSKVFSMKDEQWRGEALREKLQHQEDRLKAQLRQVMSKQVDVLLRGKRQTQGSLHSLQRRLDALDELVSSASSHSPVLPQSSSPVSLHDALNSTEPQAALTRLARFPSRTAGCSVASPLYSCSRGVSQ; translated from the exons ATGAAGAAAGGCTCGGTAAGAAAAGCATTATGTAGAAAACCACAGATACCAGCTTCTCGAACACCTAGTCCGATGTCTCCTGGCAGTTCAAGTACCAGGTCACCGTCTCCTCTCAGCCAACAGACATCTCCACCTGCTTGCAAAAGCACAGAGCGGAGGCACCAACAGCTTGATATTACAGCAGGAAACGTCGAAGCTGCTTTTGAGGATACGTTTCATAAAG ATGAAAATGGCGTTAGTGCAGGAGTTAGGTACATTACTGAACCCTTGATAAAAGGTCTGTCAAAACAAGAAAATTTGGCATTTATAAGCTCACTGAATCTTTCTTCCTCGAAGGATGCGGACAAGAAATTTAAG TACATAGAAAACTTGGAAAAGTGCTCTAAACTGGAGACACTAAATCTTAGTAACAACCAGATAGAGAAGATTGAGAAGTTGGATAAACTGTTGAAGTTGCGTGAACTCAATTTATCTTGCAACAAAATCAG taaaattGAAGGTATAGAACATCTGCGGAATCTGCAAAAGCTGAACCTCGCAGGGAATGAGATTGAGCATATTCCTATGTGGGTAGGGAAGAAACTGAGATCCCTGCGCATCCTTAACTTGAAACAGAATCAAATATCATCA CTCCATGATATAGCTAAACTAAAGCCTCTACAAGAGCTGACTTCTCTGTTCCTTGCGGATAATCCGGTTGTGAGTCTGCCTCACTACCGCTTGTACACCATCTTCCACCTGCGAGCCCTGGAGAACTTGGATGGATGGCCAGTGACGAACCACGACAGGCAGGAAGCTCTAGAGAGGTTCAATTTAG AAGAGATagaaaaattagaaagagagtTGGAAAACACAGTAAAGGAGCTGGAGAACCTTAAACTTAACCAGTCCAAAGTGCTTGAGCAACTTCGCCATCAAGATGAGGTGAACAAATCATTAAAAGCAAAGACTTTGCAACAGAAGCAAAGCTATGAAGAGATACAAAGGGACCTGGACACCAAAAATGAATTG CTGGTGTATGGGTTTGTCACAGTTCCCTTTCCGCAGAGCCTTTATTCCTCACTAAAG TTGAAGCAGAAGACAGTGGAGCTGACTCGAGCTTGCCAGAAGCAGTATGAATTGGAGCAGGAGCTGGCCTTTTATAAGATTGATGCAAAATTTGAGCCGTTAAATTATTTTCCATCAGAG GATGTTGAGCTCGATAATGTACCTGGTGAAAGCCCCTACATTGGTAAGGCCAGGTATAAAAGAAATATGTTTATAGGAGAAGGCTACATAGCTAACAAAGCTCAGCAGCTGGAAATTGGGAAAATGCAACGGGATGAAGATGATTTCTGCAGGAAACCCCAGCTGCAACTGCAGCTACAAGCTCTAGATGAACTGCTAGAGGGTAAAGAAAAAAGGATTCATTCAG CACAAAGGAGATTAGAAGACCTGCAAAGTGCAATAGGAAATGCAGAGCAACAAGTTTTGAAAGTAACAGGGGAACTGCAACAACTGGAGGATGCTCTGGCTCAGAAAAAG ATTTCACAGGCCAACAAGGAAGCTGTTGAACAGCAGCTGAGTGAAAAGATAGGAATCCTGCATCAGCTGCGCAAGGAGGTTTTAGACCTGGAAAAGCAAatggagaaacagaaaagagaaatagggaaaaaacAGAAAGAGCTTGAAGACTTGCAGAATTCTCTTGCTTCTGTAAATCCTAAAGATCCAAGACAT GTTCACATGAAAGGTCAAAAAGCAAGTAAAGAACAGCAGTTCGATGTCATGAACAAACATTACAAACAGCTCGAGAGTCGCCTGGACGAAATGCTCTCTAGGATTGCCAAGGAAACTGAGGAAATCAAGGACTTGGAGCAACAGCTCACTGATG GTCAAATAGCAACAAATGAAGCACTGAAAAGGGATTTAGAAAGTATCATCCTTGGATTACAGGAATACCTGGGAAGTGTTAAGTGTCAGGCAAAACAGGCCAATGATGAGTGCAAGGAGTTGCGCAAGGATAAAGACTCTTTGCTACGAAGATTGGCAGATCTAGAGGAGGAAAGAAACAACCTGGAAGTAGTTGCCATGGATGCAGAAAATATGAGAAAA GAAATTACAATGCTACAAGGCGCACTGCAAGAGCAGCAAGAAATAAATGAAAGGCTTAGAGACGCACAAGGGAACATCAGTGCCTATGAGGCTGAGCTGGAAGCCCAGCTAAGAGACAGAGACATGGAAGCCAAGCAGCACAAAGAAGAATTGGAAAGACTGAAACAACTTAACCAG ATGGAACTGTCAGCCCTGCAAGCTGAACTTGAAAAAGAAAGGCAAGCCTTAGAGAACGCTCTGACCAAAGCACAACTAGCAGAAGAGAAGGAACAACAGAATTATAAGCTCCTTTCTCAGTTCAAACAATTGCAG GGAGACAATAATTTCCTGAAACAACAGCTTAAGGATCTTCAGAATCAGCTAAACCATGCGGTTGGGAACTTAATTCATCCTGAGGAACTGTTAGCTCGTATAAATGAACTCAAGCAACAGCTTCACACAGGAGCTGGAGAGATTCA GTGTCAGAATTCAGGTGATGTTTTAGGGAAAAGCCTTGCAAATCTGCAGAAGGAATTGAATGACGTGCTTGCTGATGCtcagagggaaaaagagaaagcatgGGCTAGACAGAGACAATTGCAGGAAGAAATGGGATCCCAGCAGGAAAAACTGGAAGAAGTACAGGAGAAATACAGACAG GTTAAAGCTGAAAACAGGCAGAATAAGAACAAGGTCCATCGGTTGGAGAATGAAATTCAGCATTTACGTGAAAAAATAAAGAGCATGGAGGAAATTCAGGGCCTTGCTGAGCAACAGCTCCAAGAGGCAGATGAAGAGAAGGAGAATATTCTCGCTCAACTGGAGGATTTAGAGAAAAGG AAAAAGACGGAAGATGCCAGGGCACAAATGCAATTTGTCAGTCTGGATAAAGAACTGAAGGAGTTAAAGAGGGCAATCGTCACTTCAGATAAACTGGCAGCCGCAGAGCTCTCCATTGCTAAAAATCAGCTGAAGGCTCTTCATGGGACTGTTCTCAGAATTAATGAGGAGCGGGCTGAG GAGATCGAGGAAGCCGAAGAATTCTGTGCGGAGGCAGCTCGAGCAGCTCgggatctcaccagagcagaagcaGAAATAGAATTGTTACAACAACTCCtcaaagagaaggaagaacaa TTCCAGCATGAAATGGAGAAAGCTGGTGAGAAGACTGCTGCATCAAGCTCTCAGAAGTTTGAAATTGATAAATTAAAAGAAGCTAtggagcaacagaaagcagaaattggaCGTTTAAGATGGTTGTTAGATAACGTTGGTACAG GTAACAAAGATGAAATTGATAACTTGCAAGATGAAATTGCAGCTCTCAAAAATGTGCTGTCATACCAGAACGATTACATCACCAATATGGTGGATCCATTGAAAAGAAGGGGATACTGGTATTACATGCCATCATCACAG gcTTCAACTCCTGCTTCCCGCAGCACCAAGgattctggggtttgtttgctgtgCTCCGGCACCTCCCTGCCCCGGAGAGGCTGCGGGCAGGAGGGGCCGCACGGGACGGGGGACCTGCCCCAGCCAGGAGGCTGCTGGGTTTACTCCCCGCTCAGGAATAGGTTGTACAAACCAAACTCTGGGAAGG ataGAAGAGCGAAAGAAGATAGTGAAGGAAATGAAGAAACTCGTGTTCCCCAAGACCCTCCCTTTGTGCCACCACCCGGTACCGTTATTTACACGGCCCTGCCAGACGGTGCCCCTGTGCCTCAGGGAACGGTGGTTTACgggcctcctcctgctgcttcgGTCGCTCCTGGATCTGTTGtctccggccccgctcccgcggGAGCTGCGCTGCTGTACGGGCCTCTGCCCCCAACATTGGCCGTCCCGCTGGTCCCCGTGGGCGTCCTGCACTGCAACGTGCCCGAGCATCACCAGTTG GAGAGCGAAGTCTCAAGGCTGGAAGACACTGTGTATTATTTAAAGTCTCGGAAATACAAAGATAAACAGTCAGAGGCAGCTGAGCACAAAAGCAAAAAAGAGGTGGAAAAATTGCATCAAACCATTGACGAACTTCTGTGTGAAAGAGAAGAGTTGGAACGTGAAGTAGCAGAGCTACAAAGAGCAGCTCAAAAACATAGCAAACGCAA GGCCTTCATTGAAGGATATACTGACAACCTGATTGCAGAACTGCAGTTAGAAAAGTCTCTTAAACATCACGAAGATGTTGCCGATGAGATCGAATGTATGGAGCAGACTCTGGTGAAGCGGCGAGCGGAGCTGCGGGAGGCAGACAGGCTGCTGGCCGAGGCCGGAGCGGAGCTCGAGAGCACCCGCGGGAAG GCTAAAGACACTATTCAAAAGTACAATCATGCCAAACAGCATTTGTGCCGTGCTGAAACGGAGGCAGAGGAGCTGGAGCGAAGGGCTCGGGAAACGGCCGTTAAACTGGTGAAAGCAGAGCAGCAGTTAAG GTTATTGCAGGCAGACACAAGGGATTTAGAACAGCGTAAGAGGGAACAAGAAGGTATTTTGAAGGAAATGAAccaaatggtggctgcaagagacTCCGAGTTCCAGTCATTAAACCAGAAGATAGAAATGCTAACTGAAAG TCTTCAGAAGCTTCAAGGAGATGTTAAAGCTGCAGAAGGTAATGAAGAACATCACCTCCAGAtcctcagagaagctgaaaaCCTTCTTCAAGGCAAGAAAACTGAACTAGAAGGATTAAAAGATCAG ATCAGCGCTCAGCAACAAGAGCTCTTGTTTCTGGAGGAGCAGTTAAAGCAGAGAAAAGAGGAGCTCCATGTCCTTCAAGACTCTATTGCTCAAAAGAGAGGTGACCTCAAAGAAGCTCTTCAAGATGGAGAGACTGAAGTAAATGAGAAACTACGCCAAATGAGG GAAATAAAACTACTTGTGGAAGAGCTTCTTGTTGAGAGGAAAAAACTGGATGTGCAGATGACCGAGAAAAGAACCCAGCTTACGCTCATCAAGGAGGACATTGGAAAAGAGCAGGAGAATCTTCAGGGAATCCTTGGGCAGATTACCAAGCACAAGACAG AACTGAAACACGTTCTGGAAATGCTGGAGCTTGAAAATAATGAACTTCAAGGTTTGAAACTACAACATGAACAAAAGGTCAACGAGCTCCAGAAGACTCAGGCTGCAGTTCTGGAA GAGAAGTTAAAATTGGAGAACATTCAGAGGTTATTCCAGTGCCAGCAAGGGGAAGTGGACTGGCAGGAACAGCTGCTGGAGAAAGACCGGCAGGAGAACCAACATCTGGTGTCTCGAATGCGCGCTCTGCAAAGTGACATTGACTCTTtgaataaagaaaaggaaaagctcgAAGAAGATTGTCAGAGTTTGGAAAAGAAGTTGTCACAATCCAGAAG AGACTTAACTGCTACTGCAGACAGCAGCAGGACCGCATTGGCCAGCATGGAACGAATGGAGCTGGATGTTAAAAACCTGCAGCAGGAGGTGGAACGACTGAACAAGCAGAAAAAATCACTGAGTGGAGACATCGCTGTGGCACAGAGGGATCTTCAGG aaaaaaaggaagaactaGAAGCTCTGAAAGGAGAATTACACAATTCCAGGCAGCAGCTTCAGCTGGTCCAACAG GACTTGAAAAATACTACAAGGCATCAAGACGAGTTGCTTAGAGAGCAGGCGGCTCTGAAAGAAGATACCCTGGAGTGCCTAAGGAAACGGAAGGATTGCCAAGAGAGACAGAAACAGAGGGAGAAccaactgcagcagctgcagaaggagctggaggagaaggcgGCAGAAGTGGCTGCGCAGGAGGCG ATTCTTCATCGCCTCAAGCAAAATTCAGAGCGTGAAGGAAAAAAACTGGAAGAGTGCACAGCGAAAGCGAAAGACCAGAAAATGCTGTTGGAAAAGGAACTGGCGGATCAACAAAAGAAGCTGGAGCAGGTGatggccaaagggaggcagggggAGGAGAAGCTCAGGAGGCTGGAAAAGGAGGAGTCGCGACGCGCGGCGCTTGAAGAAACCGTCAGAAAAAGCA aacagcagctctcagaaaaagaattgcaattacaacagaaaaacagagaaatagaGACTCTGCAAAAAGAACTGGAGGACTCCAGGTCTGAGCTCAACCGTGTCCAGGACCAGATGGCGTccgagaggaaaaaggcagaaaaacggATCTTGAGGCTGCaagaagcaatgaaaatacagaaGATGCAGCTTGAAAGAGAACTTCAT GAACTAAAGCATGAAAACACCTGTTTGCAGAGGGATGGAGCAGCGGTGGAACAGGGCGCACACGACAACGGCGAACGAGCCAGGCGcctcagctgggacctggggcaGATGCAGCGGGACTGCGCGGGTCTGCAGGGCCCG GTTAAAACTGAAGACCTGGAAAAGAGACAAAGGGAAACGGAGAGCACAGCAATGTTACTTAAACTGGAGGTTGAAGATGAAATTAGGAAAGGCTTTGGATCTTCAAGCCCATCTTCTCTGGAACCACTGGAAGATCTGGAAGCCCGTTGTGAAGCAGAGGGTGGTCTGCAGGGCGAACCCTGTGACCCGGAGATGGGTCTGTTTGCTGCTGCTGACAAAAGGTTCCTCCCAGTGGAAGAAAAGCTGAATTTTTCTAAAGTCTTCTCAATG AAGGATGAGCAGTGGCGTGGAGAGGCTCTCCGAGAAAAGCTGCAGCATCAGGAAGATCGGCTGAAG GCGCAGCTCCGGCAGGTCATGTCCAAGCAGGTGGACGTGCTGCTGCGAGGGAAGCGGCAGACGCAGGGCAGCCTGCACAGCCTGCAGCGCCGCCTGGACGCGCTCGACGAGCTGGTCAGCAGCGCCTCTTCACATTCACCCGTTCTGCCCCAAAGCTCAAGTCCGGTCTCTCTTCACGATGCCTTGAATTCAACAGAACCACAG gCCGCTCTGACGAGACTTGCGCGCTTCCCCAGCCGCACAGCAGGCTGTTCCGTGGCGTCTCCGCTCTATTCCTGCTCACGAGGAGTTTCTCAGTGA